AGTCAGACTGATCGCCTCGACGCCCAGTTTATGAATCGCCATCGCCATCAATGCCACTGATTCCTGCTCACCGGTAGAGAGCAACATGTCCATTTCGCGGGGAGTCGGATGATCGGTGATTTCAGCAGCCAGGCCGACCAGTTCATCCGTTTTTTTGCCGCGGGCGCTGACAACCATCACGACCTGGTGCCCCGCCTGATGCATGGCAGTCGCGCGACGGGCTGCAGCCTGAATCTTACTGGTATCAGCGACACTCGTTCCACCGAACTTCTGGACTATGAGCGACACGTCTCGTCTCCAATTTCTAAACTTCTGATGCAAAAGAACTTGAGTAGTGTAATCTCGACTGGCAGAACAATATGGCTCCATTCCTGCTGCCCAAGTGCTAGAAAGGTAACAAATCCCCTCTGATTCGTGAATCAACAGGCTGGGGGGATTCCGTAAAACCTGGAAAAGCCCTGAAAACTGACAGGTTCTGCCAGCACAGGTACCTCTGTAACCGGATATCAGTACCTGAACCCCCTGAAAATGGTATATTGTACACCACCTCAATGAGAAATCAGAGCCATGATTTCAACTGCCACCTTCCGGGAAGCCTCGGGTAGAGCCAGCTTCTTCATGGCCTCAGACAATGAATTCCGTTTCGTAGAATCATGCAATAGTTCGACTACTGCGGTCTGTAGGTTGCGCGCGGTCTCTTCGGCATGAGTCATCTGCTCTACCAGCACCGCAGCTCCTTCTGCTTCATAGAATTGAGCATTAATCAGTTGATGATCGCCGATCGAATTTGGATAGGGAATCAATACCGTCGGACACCCCGTGCAGGCCAGCTCTGCCAGAGTCGTGGCTCCCGCCCGCGAAATCACGAGATCGGCCTTTGAATACCATTCCGCCAGATCATCAATAAAGGGTTCAACGGTTACGCGCAATTCGGAATCGTGTTCCTGCAGCTTCTGATATTCCTGCACCGCGTGCTTCCAGTCCGTCTCTCCTGTCTGATGCACGACATGCAGTCTGTGAGGCAGGGCATCTCGCCCCTGTTCTAACAAAGCGAGTACCGCCTGATTCACCGCTCGTGCCCCCTGGCTGCCACCCAGAACCAGCAACAACATCTCTGATGGTTCGCTCTCTTGGGTGGTCTCAAGATGCATCATCTGCTCACGCACTGGATTACCAGTAAAGGCAATCATGGGTCTTCCTGAGCGGGGCTCAGGAAGACGGGTTTCAGCAAAAGAAGTACAGATTACGTTGGCGCGAGAGAATAGAAACCTGTTGGATCGACCGGGAATGATGTTCTGCTCTAACAATACAATCGGAATATTAAGCCAGCTGGCTGCCAGAATCACAGGCACACTGGCAAACCCGCCCAGTCCAATCACCGCAGCCGGTCGTTCCGCCCGCAAAATCCGCCGCGCCTGCAGACAGGCACGTCCGTTATTCCAGAAGAATCTCCAGGGAGCGCTTTTCAACTCGTTACTGGGAGAAGAAGCCAGTCCGAGATGCTGATATCCCGAACGTTCAATAATCTGTTGCTCGACTGGTCGATTGGAACCAATAAAAGTAATCGAAAAGTCGTCCATTGAGGCGAGTTGTTCTGCTACCGCAATTCCGGGAAGCAGATGACCGCCAGTGCCACCGCCGGCAAAAATAAGAGATCGTTTCTTAAGACGGGATTCGGTCATCATCGTGGACGCTACCGGACAAGGATTTCAAACTGAGATCAGACAGCTCAGCATAGAATATGTCATAGGAAAATCCCAGTCACTCTTTTTCCAGCTCTTCATCCTCACACTCTTCATCCTCGCACTCTTCATCTTCGCACTCTTCATCCTCGCACTCTTCATCTGCAAGGTCCTCATCGACCGGAAGAGAGCCTGCAGACTGATCAATGGTAGCCTCAGGATCATCTGACTGATCCAGGGCAGGGTCGATCTGCAGATCTTCGTCTGTTCCCGCGCGTGTTAAGCTGACAATAATCCCCAACGAGAGCAGACTGACCATCAGATTCGTCCCGCCATAACTAATCAGAGGGTGCGAAATCCCCTTGGGAGGAACCATAGCTGTCACGACGGCCACATTGATAATTGCCTGCAACACCAGCTGCAGCAAAAGTGTAAAACCAGCAACGTAGGCGAAGGACTTCTGATTCTGGGAACGCAGAATATTGAATCCGGCCAGGAACAACCCGATCCACAGGCCTGCAATTCCCAGTGTACCAATCAATCCCAGCTCTTCACCGGCAACAGAAAAGACAAAGTCAGTATTCGCCTCAGGAAGAAAGCTTAGCTTTTGCGCACCTTTCCCCAGACCGGAACCACTGATACCGCCCGCCCCCAAAGCCATGAGCGACTGTTTCAGC
This genomic stretch from Gimesia sp. harbors:
- the murG gene encoding undecaprenyldiphospho-muramoylpentapeptide beta-N-acetylglucosaminyltransferase, giving the protein MMTESRLKKRSLIFAGGGTGGHLLPGIAVAEQLASMDDFSITFIGSNRPVEQQIIERSGYQHLGLASSPSNELKSAPWRFFWNNGRACLQARRILRAERPAAVIGLGGFASVPVILAASWLNIPIVLLEQNIIPGRSNRFLFSRANVICTSFAETRLPEPRSGRPMIAFTGNPVREQMMHLETTQESEPSEMLLLVLGGSQGARAVNQAVLALLEQGRDALPHRLHVVHQTGETDWKHAVQEYQKLQEHDSELRVTVEPFIDDLAEWYSKADLVISRAGATTLAELACTGCPTVLIPYPNSIGDHQLINAQFYEAEGAAVLVEQMTHAEETARNLQTAVVELLHDSTKRNSLSEAMKKLALPEASRKVAVEIMALISH